In Pseudoxanthomonas sp. SE1, the genomic stretch CGGCCATCTGCCGCGGCGGCGAAGCGGCTGCGCCGATCGGGCTGCTGCCGCCGCGCGCCCGCTTCCACTGGCTCACGGCGAAGCGGAGTTCGATCATCCAGACCTCGTCCGTGCACATGGGCCGTTGCGGCGATCTTCCCGCAACGCTGGAGCACCTGATGGATCGCATGGTGCGGCCACCGAAAGCAACTGCGCCGCGATGAGCGTCTACGTGGATGACGCCGTCACCCTGTGGCGC encodes the following:
- a CDS encoding DUF3037 domain-containing protein, with product MRAHDTYDYAVIRVVPRVEREEFVNVGVILSCERAGFLEARIELDEARLQALDATLDIESLRRHLDTIPAICRGGEAAAPIGLLPPRARFHWLTAKRSSIIQTSSVHMGRCGDLPATLEHLMDRMVRPPKATAPR